A window of Primulina tabacum isolate GXHZ01 chromosome 4, ASM2559414v2, whole genome shotgun sequence contains these coding sequences:
- the LOC142542510 gene encoding exocyst complex component EXO70A1-like: protein MEGFRGIDSLMSARQILKSSIDKSRNMAIAIEETGSRLKETSDKVALLQAAIKKMAGKCAVYEIRDPIDRTLGPAAAVLKVLDVVRELQDSLLMTDPRTKLHQYLANVKRLQEAQKLLADNCRLVIMWLDDDVMQFLKNIHGSDDDWYLDIVSKVMKLFMELQGRGQNGGVLSSALDKLESAYMHLLMDYSSLFSAQQYYEDHSSVSYFPANVIRDLQSITEALAANYRLHRCISIYAGVRSANIQATLQALNIDYAVIQLSEFDSVQIVEGYIDIWDKHMEFCVRHLLQIEYRLCNEVYRKAGSEVWTNCFAMIISQCGFNDILNFGSSVTKCKKDAIKLLMLLKIFGTLDKLRLSFNQLFGGKSCVEIRNHTRDLVKKVVEGAYEIFRELLMQVELQKETSPSPDGSVPRTVRFVTEYCNQLLEYDNSLFLRRILEIHQEWNNTRLEEGLLFREISNLMRALEHNLESWAKNYNDLALSCLFMMNSCWYLCNNTSGTKLGEVMGHSWLGAKEKSMEYYAELYFKESWEKLLVVLGEEDLVLFDGGRAIDRDLVKKRIGMFCDAFDDMYNKQSKWVFSDKGLRLKTCQLVAKAIVPSYKSYLQKFMPEFDMGNHVRYTPERLENLINSLFQMKPGKFVGMNCTDMIGIMKNDVFDRFSTPAAA from the coding sequence ATGGAAGGATTTCGTGGAATAGATAGCTTAATGTCTGCTCGACAAATTCTGAAGAGCAGCATAGACAAATCAAGAAACATGGCCATAGCTATTGAAGAAACTGGCTCAAGATTGAAAGAAACAAGCGACAAAGTGGCATTGTTACAAGCTGCTATAAAAAAGATGGCTGGTAAATGTGCTGTTTATGAGATCAGAGATCCCATTGATCGAACCCTTGGGCCTGCTGCTGCTGTTCTGAAGGTCTTGGACGTGGTACGTGAGCTGCAAGATTCGTTACTAATGACGGACCCTAGAACCAAATTGCACCAGTATCTTGCCAATGTCAAACGCCTTCAAGAGGCGCAAAAGCTTCTTGCTGATAACTGCAGATTGGTTATCATGTGGCTTGATGATGATGTGATGCAATTCTTGAAAAACATCCATGGTTCTGATGATGATTGGTACCTTGATATTGTCTCAAAAGTCATGAAACTATTCATGGAACTGCAGGGGAGAGGCCAAAATGGTGGGGTTTTGTCTTCTGCCCTTGACAAGTTGGAGAGTGCATATATGCATCTCTTGATGGACTATAGTTCTCTATTTTCAGCCCAGCAATATTACGAGGATCACTCGAGCGTATCGTATTTTCCAGCTAACGTTATTCGAGATTTGCAGTCCATTACTGAAGCATTGGCGGCTAACTATAGGCTTCACAGATGCATATCGATATATGCAGGGGTCCGGAGTGCAAATATTCAAGCTACTTTACAAGCCCTCAACATTGATTACGCTGTAATACAATTATCTGAATTCGACAGTGTGCAAATTGTGGAGGGCTACATTGATATATGGGATAAACACATGGAGTTTTGTGTGAGGCATTTGCTACAGATAGAATACAGGCTTTGCAATGAGGTGTACCGAAAAGCTGGATCCGAGGTATGGACTAACTGCTTTGCAATGATTATATCACAATGTGGGTTCAatgatattttgaattttggaaGCAGTGTTACTAAATGCAAGAAGGATGCAATCAAGCTCTTGATGCTGCTGAAAATATTTGGCACTTTAGACAAACTGCGGTTAAGCTTCAACCAACTGTTCGGTGGGAAATCTTGTGTTGAGATTCGAAATCATACAAGGGATCTTGTCAAGAAAGTTGTTGAAGGGGCATATGAAATTTTCCGGGAACTTTTGATGCAAGTGGAGCTGCAGAAAGAAACTAGTCCATCACCAGATGGCAGTGTCCCAAGGACAGTTCGCTTTGTTACTGAATACTGCAACCAGCTTCTTGAGTATGATAATAGCTTATTTCTTAGGCGTATTTTGGAGATACATCAAGAATGGAATAACACAAGATTAGAAGAGGGCCTGCTCTTCAGAGAAATCAGCAACTTAATGAGGGCACTTGAGCACAATTTAGAGAGTTGGGCCAAAAATTACAATGATTTGGCACTCTCCTGCCTTTTCATGATGAATAGTTGTTGGTACTTGTGCAACAATACCAGTGGGACCAAGCTTGGAGAGGTAATGGGCCATTCTTGGTTGGGGGCAAAGGAAAAATCAATGGAGTACTATGCTGAATTGTATTTTAAAGAAAGTTGGGAAAAACTATTGGTGGTTTTAGGTGAAGAGGACCTAGTGTTATTTGACGGGGGCAGGGCCATTGATCGTGATCTGGTCAAGAAAAGAATTGGTATGTTCTGCGACGCCTTTGATGACATGTACAATAAGCAATCCAAATGGGTATTTTCTGATAAAGGCTTAAGATTGAAGACATGCCAGCTTGTTGCAAAGGCTATTGTTCCATCTTATAAGAGCTATTTGCAAAAATTTATGCCCGAGTTTGACATGGGAAACCACGTAAGGTACACACCTGAGAGGTTAGAGAATTTAATCAATTCTTTGTTCCAAATGAAACCGGGAAAATTTGTAGGCATGAATTGCACGGATATGATTGGCATAATGAAGAATGATGTTTTCGATCGCTTCTCCACCCCTGCAGCAGCATGA